A single Mercenaria mercenaria strain notata chromosome 9, MADL_Memer_1, whole genome shotgun sequence DNA region contains:
- the LOC128559669 gene encoding uncharacterized protein LOC128559669 isoform X1, with translation MFPKFVTAIVIFITIFRYSVSEPHCSKFHYEEKLLEKMIRLEIFVEAMKMEIDESRKQVTTTFGNLQTERSTWEKTLLAMKETGVTTLNSVIQETKTQVQEELKVLAAEKERWNKGRLKECVKMPEVVLFSARRPKQSTATRGQTIIFTEIILNKGDAYNKENGVFTAPYTGVYTFTVQFCVYPGKYVDFAFMANDKPFKITRINRHSASYFSCYSSDAMTIVDKNESVKIQIVSSSGSGIIFGESDTNHWNIFSGRFIQAIQKNIALIATTKPLRHLTIHV, from the exons ATGTTTCCAAAGTTTGTTACAGCAATTgtcatatttattacaatttttcGTTATAGTGTTTCTGAACCGCATTGTTCTAAGTTCCACTACGAAGAGAAGCtattagaaaaaatgataagaCTTGAAATCTTTGTGGAAGCAATGAAAATGGAAATTGATGAGTCTCGGAAACAAGTAACGACAACTTTTGGTAATCTACAAACAGAAAGAAGCACATGGGAGAAGACACTACTGGCCATGAAAGAAACAGGCGTTACAACTTTAAACTCTGTCATTCAAGAGACAAAAACACAAGTTCAAGAGGAACTGAAAGTACTAGCAGCCGAGAAAGAAAGATGGAATAAAGGACGACTAAAGG AGTGCGTGAAAATGCCAGAGGTCGTTTTATTCTCTGCAAGACGTCCCAAACAGTCTACAGCGACAAGAGGACAAACAATCATTTTCACAGAGATCATCTTAAATAAAGGTGACGCTTACAACAAAGAGAATGGTGTATTTACCGCTCCTTATACTGGTGTTTATACATTTACTGTACAATTCTGTGTCTATCCTGGAAAGTATGTTGATTTTGCCTTCATGGCCAATGACAAGCCTTTTAAGATAACACGGATAAATAGGCACAGTGCTAGCTATTTTTCCTGCTACAGCTCTGATGCCATGACCATTGTTGATAAGAATGAGAGTGTGAAAATTCAGATTGTATCTAGCTCTGGTTCGGGAATCATATTTGGTGAGAGCGATACTAATCATTGGAACATATTCTCTGGTCGTTTTATTCAGGCGATACAGAAGAACATTGCTTTAATAGCAACAACAAAGCCATTAAGACatttaacaatacatgtataa